The genome window CGCCGTCAGGTCGAGGCCGTTGGTGCGGTTCATCGCCGCCTCGAGCCCGTCGCGGTAGAGCGCCTCGACGGCGTCGGCCGCCGCGTCCACCACGCGCTCGAGGACCGCGCGCTCGCCCTCCTGGAACCGCGACAGGACCCAGGACTCCGTCGCCCAGCCGGTCGGCGGACGGGAGACGCCCACCTTCAGCCGCAGGAAGGCGGGGCCCAGCTTGGCGATCACGTCGGCGACGCCCTTCTGGCCGCCCGCGCCGCCCCCGCGCTTGAAGCGCAGCCGGCCGAGCGGCAGGTCGACATCGTCGTGCACGACGAGCAGGTGCTCGGGCGAGGTGCGGGCGCGCGCCAGCACGGCCTGCACCGGCGTCCCGGAGAGGTTCATGTAGCTCTGCGGCTTGACGAGGAGGACCTGCGTGGAGCGAGCGGGCTCGCCGGGCAGGGCCACGCGGGCCTCGTCGCGCGCCGCTTCGCCGCGGCCCTCCCGGCGGAACCTCCCGCCCCAGCGGCGCGCGAGCTCGTCAACGACGAGGAACCCGGCGTTGTGCCG of Trueperaceae bacterium contains these proteins:
- the pth gene encoding aminoacyl-tRNA hydrolase; its protein translation is MEVVVGLGNPGPRYEGTRHNAGFLVVDELARRWGGRFRREGRGEAARDEARVALPGEPARSTQVLLVKPQSYMNLSGTPVQAVLARARTSPEHLLVVHDDVDLPLGRLRFKRGGGAGGQKGVADVIAKLGPAFLRLKVGVSRPPTGWATESWVLSRFQEGERAVLERVVDAAADAVEALYRDGLEAAMNRTNGLDLTAPVAEG